The Hevea brasiliensis isolate MT/VB/25A 57/8 chromosome 9, ASM3005281v1, whole genome shotgun sequence nucleotide sequence CTCCTTGTATAAATGCCCCAACCGTAAACTGGCTGGCCTCAGCTGAGCTATTGATGACCCTATAACCTGGCCAGGTAACCCTGGCACTTGTATTGGATCCAGGGCCTCTGTTCATGTACTCTCCATAATAAAGGGTACTCAAGGCAAACGACCCATTCCATTCTAACCACCCCGCAGGATCTACCACATCATCAATATACGAAAGAAGGAAAACTGTCCTGGAATACTGTTTCCAGGGACGCCCAAGATATGTGTTGAAGGATGATTTTACTGGGATTAAATCAGCTGCAGCAGTGACCTTGGAATTTATAATAGAGATTCCAGTGTTCTGATTAGGGTCTTCTCTACCTTGGGCAGTGAATATATTTTTCTGGTTTTGGTTTGGTTTACGGGCATATAAGTTGCAGTTTTGGAATACCACAGCTGCATTGCCAAAAATGAAGTCGATAGTTCCATAAATGTCACATTCGCGATAAAATTGTCTAAGAGAATGAACGTAGAGGGTGTCTTGGTAGCCAACGAAGCTGCATTGGTAGAATGCTGAGAAATCTGAACCACTCCTCAAGGCTACTGCTTGGTGCTTGCTAGGCCCCGCTGAGTTCTCAAATGTTATGCCCTTGGCTATGAACCCGTTCCCTACCACTGCTGCAAGTAATATTAAACAAAAACCACtgggattaattaattaattaattaattagcaacAATATCAAGTTCAATTATTCCTTAAAATGGGGCTAATGGCACCTGTATCCCATTTTTATTTGTCTGACTAATGATCGAACGAAGAATAAGTGCCTCCAGGATGCTCTAATTACAGAAGGAGACAACATAGAAGCTTTTAACTACAAAAACCTCAATCTCATTGAGTTGTCTCTTTTAACTAACAAGTTTCGATAGCCTTCAAACATTTTCGATAAGCACAATGTGTCAGAACATACCTATATGGATCTTGTCACGGATTTATTCGCAATTGAAATGAAGTTGATTTAAATtgacattaaaattaaaataaattaattaaaattgactTAATTAATATCAATATTAACATTAAGATGgcgtttaattttattatttatttttaacttttaattttaaaatatttttattttataaattaatttaaaattaaaatttaaataaataattaattaaaattaccaTTTAATATTGTAATTATCGAAATTagtataatattaatattttaaaaatttattaaaataatataatattttactttataaaataataattttaaaataaataaataaattataaataaaaaatatattatttatcgcttttaaattattttaaatatttttttatttataagtgaaaataaatataatatttaatcgacttataaattaaataaaatattttttaaattaaattagaattagttaaatttattttaaaataaactattttttaaaaaatataaaaactaagtattttgataattgactttattaaaattaaaaaaaaaaaaaattggatccCTTCAAACCTTTAGCTGATATCGCCGATTCAAACTCAAAACTAAATTAGATCCACCACACCCCCACGCACCCACCTACCCCCAACTGAAACCTCATAAGAAACTACGCGTCGTTCGACCACATGCGATTGGATCGAGAACTGCTGGGCCACGCAATCCTAAAATCTGAAAAGATACTCTTTGCTTCGAATTGTGCCGCATCACAAGGAGAGACCATTAAAGTACCAAAAGAaacagccaaaaaaaaaaaaaaaaaagcaacaatAGTCACTCACCGACAGTTGCTGATCGGAAAGTAGTCCATCCATCACCCACGCTCCTATTAGCTTTCACCACTGTCTTTCCAATCCCATCTCCAACGAACAtcagcatcttcttcttcttgtccACATCCACATTCTCAAAATAAGCCCCGGCCTTTATATATATCACAATCCTACACGGAAAGTTTTGTTTTCATGCTTTCAATACGAGAACTTCATGCTCTTTGATACATACATTACTTGCAATAAAGAAAGATTTATCTCTTAgagaatattaattatatatagctCACCTTGTCGTGCTAGAGTTTGGAGCTGCGGCCACCGCCTGGCCAATAATAGTGAAGTTTCCGGTGCCGTCTTTAGCCACTATTAAATCAAATTTTGTTGCATTCAACGGAGCCTGCAAGAGTTTACGATCTTTGGAAGACAACCATGATGGGAACCCGTGTCTCATCTTGCCATACTCGGGGAAAGCCTCGGAATTGGATGCGTTAACACCCGGGATTTTCTTGAGCATGACTAGAGAGTTGCTCACGTGACGGGAGATGTTA carries:
- the LOC110637557 gene encoding pectinesterase isoform X1 yields the protein MYFHSGRTKLLLTLLPISVLCLILLTTTLKNSSTTPEIPHLHIHKRYSIAYSACEGTLYPQLCVSTLLSLPDLTSKSLPEIISGTINRTMYEVRVSSSNCRGIRKKLKKPDKIENVALNDCLELFSDTIDELTLALSDLSPKTSPPKHYHDLQTLLSAAMTNQYTCLDGFAYSKGKVRKTIKTSLYNISRHVSNSLVMLKKIPGVNASNSEAFPEYGKMRHGFPSWLSSKDRKLLQAPLNATKFDLIVAKDGTGNFTIIGQAVAAAPNSSTTRIVIYIKAGAYFENVDVDKKKKMLMFVGDGIGKTVVKANRSVGDGWTTFRSATVAVVGNGFIAKGITFENSAGPSKHQAVALRSGSDFSAFYQCSFVGYQDTLYVHSLRQFYRECDIYGTIDFIFGNAAVVFQNCNLYARKPNQNQKNIFTAQGREDPNQNTGISIINSKVTAAADLIPVKSSFNTYLGRPWKQYSRTVFLLSYIDDVVDPAGWLEWNGSFALSTLYYGEYMNRGPGSNTSARVTWPGYRVINSSAEASQFTVGAFIQGGEWLNSTGIPFFLGLN
- the LOC110637557 gene encoding pectinesterase isoform X2; the encoded protein is MYFHSGRTKLLLTLLPISVLCLILLTTTLKNSSTTPEIPHLHIHKRYSIAYSACEGTLYPQLCVSTLLSLPDLTSKSLPEIISGTINRTMYEVRVSSSNCRGIRKKLKKPDKIENVALNDCLELFSDTIDELTLALSDLSPKTSPPKHYHDLQTLLSAAMTNQYTCLDGFAYSKGKVRKTIKTSLYNISRHVSNSLVMLKKIPGVNASNSEAFPEYGKMRHGFPSWLSSKDRKLLQAPLNATKFDLIVAKDGTGNFTIIGQAVAAAPNSSTTRIVIYIKAGAYFENVDVDKKKKMLMFVGDGIGKTVVKANRSVGDGWTTFRSATVVVGNGFIAKGITFENSAGPSKHQAVALRSGSDFSAFYQCSFVGYQDTLYVHSLRQFYRECDIYGTIDFIFGNAAVVFQNCNLYARKPNQNQKNIFTAQGREDPNQNTGISIINSKVTAAADLIPVKSSFNTYLGRPWKQYSRTVFLLSYIDDVVDPAGWLEWNGSFALSTLYYGEYMNRGPGSNTSARVTWPGYRVINSSAEASQFTVGAFIQGGEWLNSTGIPFFLGLN